Proteins encoded within one genomic window of Saccharopolyspora pogona:
- a CDS encoding ISAs1 family transposase, with protein MINSARRVAGRVGVLGREMEDGLLLGSWRLRNNQTPEEGHPLSFSHGSSWASFPGSAGGDDADLAELMKLLGKVPDRRKRKGRVYSLAFLLAASLIAVLAGASNFRQIADQVADLPASLLRKIGGRWCWFRGFFRVPDTSTIRRALEDVDVAKLEGLIGPWLLRHARPIPGGTLRLAIDGKVLRGSWIGDHESFTLFSAMIHCDGVTVAQVAVPPGTNEITQVTALLDGVSRGVDGRVVVTMDAAHTQRETAEYIAGERGFDYVMTVKGNQAVLKEKVFDRVLPLLRKTPHHVVVDDTHGRIRRWTTWITDAGGIDFPHARSVACVKREETTFSGELVSKERAWIITSQNTTTVTAEDLHDQVRDHWGIENKSHHVRDTTYHEDAQQIYTGTGAHILATLRNTAISMLRITGHNDIRRTTEWISRDRTRTLPLLSLQVAGRNTQ; from the coding sequence GTGATCAACTCGGCTCGTAGGGTTGCCGGCCGGGTTGGCGTGCTGGGCCGGGAAATGGAGGATGGCCTCCTTCTGGGATCATGGAGATTGCGAAATAACCAAACTCCAGAAGAAGGCCATCCGTTGTCATTTTCTCATGGCTCGTCATGGGCGTCGTTTCCGGGTAGCGCCGGCGGTGACGATGCCGATCTGGCGGAACTGATGAAGTTGCTCGGCAAGGTGCCGGATCGCCGTAAGCGGAAGGGCCGCGTGTATAGTTTGGCGTTCCTTCTCGCGGCGTCGTTGATCGCTGTGCTGGCGGGCGCGTCGAATTTCCGGCAGATCGCCGACCAGGTCGCCGATCTGCCGGCGTCGTTACTGCGGAAAATAGGTGGACGATGGTGCTGGTTCCGCGGCTTTTTCCGTGTCCCGGATACGTCCACGATCCGGCGCGCGCTGGAAGATGTCGATGTAGCGAAGCTGGAAGGACTGATCGGGCCGTGGCTGCTGCGTCATGCCCGGCCTATCCCGGGCGGCACGTTGCGGCTGGCTATCGACGGCAAAGTGCTGCGCGGTTCGTGGATCGGGGATCACGAGTCGTTCACGCTGTTCTCCGCGATGATCCACTGCGATGGTGTCACCGTCGCCCAAGTGGCCGTTCCTCCGGGAACCAACGAGATCACCCAGGTCACGGCCCTGCTCGACGGTGTCTCCCGCGGTGTGGACGGCCGTGTGGTGGTCACCATGGACGCCGCGCACACCCAGCGAGAGACCGCCGAATACATTGCCGGCGAACGCGGATTCGACTACGTCATGACAGTAAAGGGAAATCAAGCGGTGCTTAAGGAAAAGGTATTCGACCGCGTTCTTCCGCTCTTGCGGAAAACACCGCATCATGTCGTCGTCGATGACACCCACGGCCGGATACGCCGCTGGACTACCTGGATTACCGACGCCGGCGGAATCGATTTCCCACACGCGCGTTCCGTAGCCTGCGTCAAACGAGAAGAAACAACTTTTTCCGGAGAACTCGTCAGCAAAGAGCGCGCCTGGATCATCACCAGCCAGAACACCACCACAGTCACCGCCGAAGACCTGCACGACCAAGTCCGCGACCACTGGGGAATAGAAAACAAAAGCCATCACGTCCGTGACACGACATACCACGAAGACGCACAACAAATCTATACCGGGACCGGTGCCCATATACTGGCAACATTACGGAATACCGCAATATCGATGCTTCGCATAACTGGACACAACGACATCCGCCGGACAACCGAATGGATCAGCAGGGACCGCACACGAACACTCCCCCTCCTGTCACTCCAAGTTGCAGGGCGCAACACACAGTGA
- a CDS encoding hydantoinase B/oxoprolinase family protein, with amino-acid sequence MTELTAVELEVFRHALAGIADEMGVALRRAAYSPNIKERADCSAAVFDADGEMVAQAEHIPVHLGAMPASVRAVLDTCGQLEPGQQVCVNDPYLGGTHLPDLTIVAAVGYDDQLLGYVANRAHHADVGGAAPGSMPASATEIAMEGVRIPPIRIADADGEREDVVRLIAANSRTPEERRGDLRAQFAANHVGVVRMRELAERMGAQRLREAMAAVCDYSDRRVRAAIRDIPDGCYRNEDLLEIGDGVPIRAAVTVSGDEVVVDFDGTAEQIPVNCNAVFAVTLSASMFVLRMLTDPDAPPNAGCYRALRVEAPEGTVVNPTFPAPTAAGNVETSQRIVDVLLGAFAKAIPDRVPAAGQGTMNNLLIGGSDPAFSYYETLGGGEGGTPARPGMSGVHTGMTNTQNTPAEAVELDYPLRVWRYELRPSSGGAGRHPGGDGLVREIEALADCTLTIQSERREHAPPGARGGEPGEVGRNVLIRADGTEERLPAKGTWTLRRGDRVRIETPGGGGWGAPGDGR; translated from the coding sequence ATGACCGAGCTGACCGCCGTCGAGCTGGAGGTGTTCCGTCACGCCCTGGCCGGCATCGCCGATGAGATGGGCGTGGCGCTGCGCCGCGCGGCCTACTCCCCCAACATCAAGGAACGCGCCGACTGCTCGGCCGCGGTGTTCGACGCCGACGGCGAGATGGTCGCGCAGGCCGAGCACATCCCGGTGCACCTGGGCGCGATGCCGGCCAGCGTCCGCGCCGTCCTGGACACCTGCGGGCAGCTCGAACCGGGCCAGCAGGTCTGCGTGAACGACCCCTACCTGGGCGGCACCCACCTGCCGGACCTGACGATCGTCGCCGCCGTCGGATACGACGACCAGTTGCTCGGGTACGTGGCCAACCGCGCCCACCACGCCGACGTCGGCGGCGCCGCGCCGGGCTCGATGCCGGCGTCCGCCACCGAGATCGCGATGGAAGGAGTCCGCATCCCGCCGATCCGCATCGCCGACGCCGACGGCGAACGGGAGGACGTCGTCCGGTTGATCGCGGCGAACTCGCGAACCCCCGAGGAACGCCGCGGCGACCTGCGCGCCCAGTTCGCGGCGAACCACGTCGGCGTGGTGCGGATGCGCGAGCTCGCCGAGCGGATGGGAGCGCAGCGGCTGCGCGAGGCGATGGCGGCGGTGTGCGACTACTCCGACCGCCGGGTGCGCGCGGCGATCCGCGACATCCCCGACGGGTGCTACCGCAACGAGGACTTGCTGGAGATCGGCGACGGGGTCCCGATCCGGGCGGCGGTGACGGTGTCCGGCGACGAGGTGGTGGTGGACTTCGACGGCACCGCCGAGCAGATTCCGGTGAACTGCAACGCGGTGTTCGCGGTGACGCTGTCGGCGTCGATGTTCGTGCTCCGGATGCTCACCGACCCCGACGCCCCGCCCAACGCCGGCTGTTACCGGGCGCTGCGCGTCGAAGCGCCGGAGGGCACGGTGGTCAACCCGACGTTCCCGGCCCCGACTGCGGCGGGCAACGTGGAGACCAGCCAGCGCATCGTGGACGTGCTCCTCGGCGCGTTCGCCAAGGCGATCCCCGACCGGGTCCCGGCGGCGGGCCAGGGCACCATGAACAACCTGCTCATCGGCGGCAGCGACCCGGCGTTCAGCTACTACGAGACGCTCGGCGGCGGTGAGGGCGGCACCCCCGCGCGCCCGGGCATGTCCGGGGTGCACACGGGCATGACCAACACCCAGAATACCCCGGCGGAGGCGGTGGAGCTGGACTACCCGCTGCGGGTGTGGCGCTACGAGCTCCGCCCGTCCTCCGGCGGCGCGGGTCGGCATCCCGGCGGTGACGGCCTGGTGCGGGAGATCGAAGCGCTCGCCGACTGCACGCTCACCATCCAGTCGGAACGCCGCGAGCACGCCCCGCCGGGAGCCCGGGGCGGCGAGCCGGGCGAGGTGGGCCGCAACGTCCTCATCCGGGCGGACGGCACCGAGGAGCGGCTGCCCGCCAAGGGCACCTGGACGCTGCGCCGAGGCGACCGGGTCCGCATCGAGACCCCGGGTGGCGGCGGCTGGGGAGCTCCCGGCGACGGCCGCTGA